The nucleotide sequence CAAGCGAAAGCAACAAAAGCAGCGAGGCACCGGCGATGATTTCGCTAATCACCGACTCATAATCGACCCAGGTCTGACCACTCATACCTGGAGGCGAGCGCCAGCGATTAGAAATTGCATTGAGCTCATCAGGAGCAACGCTATGCAAGACCTTGTCGATAATCGATTGCAGCTCAACATCGCTGCGGCGCATCGCAAAATTGACCGTCGCGGGCCCAACATCGAGAACTTGATTGATAGCCAGCTTATTGCGGAATAGGCGCTCAATGTAGTACCGCGCTGTGGGCATTGACACCATGGCAGCATCGGCTTTTCGTTGATAGAGCAAATTCATCGAGTCGAGCGAGCCGCCTGCTTCTACTACGACGGCTTCGGGATATCGCTTGCGCAATCGTTGGATGGCCACGTGCCCGGTAGGAACCGCCACACGCTTGTCGATAAGACTTTCCAATTTGCCTTGATTGTCAATGCTACTAAGCAACACGAATGGACTGGTGAGCAGCGGCATGGAGAAGCGCAAGTTCTCCTCCCGTTCAGGGCTTGCAGTCATTAGAGCCAGATCGGCTTTACCCTTCTGCACCTCTTCGATGATCTGCGGAAAGCCACCTCTTCGCGAAACCACTTCGAAATGCAGGCCGGTACTGAGGGTTATCACTTCGAGGATATCGGCGATCCCGCCGGAGAACGCTCCGCTGGAGTCGAAATATGCGCCCGGCGCCAGGTCATCATTGATCACCAGCCGTACCACCGGATGCCGCTGGATCCACCGAGTCTGCTCTAAAGTGAGATTGATGGGCTCTTCGCTGGGGATGAAGCTGTTGCCCACCCAGCGCTTGGCCAAGTTGTGCAACTGATCTTCACCGATGGCCCCAATGGCGACGTTGAGTAGCCGCTGCAAACGCGTATTGTCGACTTGCAGAGCATAACTGTAGTCGCCTCCGTGCACGTCGGAGAAACGCTCAAAACTGACAACGTTGTAAAACGCGCGATTGATCAGGTAATAGGCGCTGTACAAGTCATCTAGGTAAACATCCGCCTGGCCAAAGGCGGCAGCGGCAATCGCCTTTTCGTGATCGGCATACACTCGAAAATCAGCCCGAGGGTAGCGCTGCTTGAGCTCGGCGCCGCGTTCGTTGGTGATCGCTACGCGTAAGCCGGCAAGATCGACGGGGGAATGCCGGGGTTCGGCACTGCGCTTGAACACCGCCAGCCGGTTCCGGGCGTAGGGGATGCTTAACAGCAAATCCGAACGTAGTTCAGTGCTGCCGTGAACACTAATCACATCGACGCTCCCGGCCTGCAATGCCTTGCGTGCCTCCTGCTCATTGGCAAAGGCCACGATCTTCACCTGCAAGCCCAATAGCTGCGCGACCAGTGCAGTTGCATCAGCGCTGATGCCCTCGTACAGATTGCCTTGGGCATTGACCGAAAACGGCGCGGACTCGGTTTCCGACACTCCGACCCTGAGCGCGGCCTTGCGCCGCAGCCAATGCCAGTCTTCGGTGGAAATCTCGATATCATGACGATCAATACGCAGCTGGCTGGACAGCACAGGCAAGGTTGCCGCCAACAGCTGCACGCTACTCAACAGTAGACCGATGGACAGGCAGAAAGAACGTAGATACATGCGAAATAAAAACCGAAAGAGCCTGAGGGTCGCCACTATAGTCGGCGCAATGATAGTTCAAGACCGTTGTCGCCGCTCGTTCATCAGGACTTGCCTGGTGATGTCCGGTGCGTGCAGAAGTTGATGAAGTGGCTTTCCGGCATGGGCCGAGCAAACAGAAAACCCTGGGCAAGCGTACCGCCCAACTCAATCAGGCGAGCCTGCTGCTCGACCGTTTCTACACCTTCGATAACCAGCGAGATGCCCAATGCTTGGGCCAGAGCCACCGAACAGCTGATGATCGCGGCGCTTTTGGGCTGGTTTTGCATCTTGCGAACGAACGCGCGATCAAGCTTGATCTGGCTGAATGGCAGCTCGCTTAGTCGATCCAGCGAAGAATAGCCGGCGCCAAAATCATCCATCGCCAAGCCACAGCCGAGCATACGCAGGCGCACCAAGTTCTCCAGGCTTCTGGCCGGTGCACTGATAAGGCCAGACTCGGTGATTTCGAACATCACGCTGGCCGCGGGCACCTGCGAGCGTTTGATCAGCATACTGATGCGCTCGGGCAGCGCCGAGCAGGCCAACTGTGCAGGATGCAGGTTGAACGCCAGGTTGATTATACGCCCCTGTGCCGCCAGCCTTTGCTGCAGTGCCAGGCCCTGCTCGAACATCTGCCAGAACAATCGATTAATCAGGTTGTGCTTTTCCATCACGGGTAAAAAATGCATAGGCGCCAGCACCCCCCATTGGGGATGGGTCCAGCGCGCCAGCACTTCTGCGCCGACCAGCAACTGCCCCTTCATGGTAACCTTGGGTTGGTAATAGGCCTCGAACTCACCCTTATCGAGGCCCTCCTGCACGTCGCTCAAGGTGGGTAGCTCTGCGGACGACAACTGCCTAGGAGCTGCGCTGCAGTGTTCCCGGTACAGTTTGACCATCTGGCTGAACCCCTCCAGTTTAAACGGCTTGCCTAGGTCGCCCAAAAAGGTCAGACCCAGGCAGTGAATCATTGCGACCGTGGCCTGACGCAGAACCGGGTCCAGTTCGCTGCATAACACCACCGCCCCGATTTTACCGCTGCTACTGGCATGACGAAGAAACGCCAGGCCATCCATACCGGCCATTTTCAGATCACAGAGGACAATGTCCACAGCGTCGCAGTCAGACAGCACAGCTACCGCCTCATGGCCATCCGCCGCTTGCAGGATGGGTCCCGGCAATACTTTTTCGAGCGCGGTCACGGTGACAAGGCGCTGGAAAGGTTCATCCTCCAGCACCAGAACAGTCAAGTCTTGCATCGCAGGTCTACACGCACGCAATTGAAGGGGATACAGTGTACAAGTCGTATTTCCGACACATCCATGGGAGATTTCCTCTGCATCCTAGGAAATTTCCGAAAGCCAAGTAACAACAAGTACAGCGCTGTCCTACACGGCCAATAGTGTTAACCTTCTGCTAGCCAAGCTGTACCGTTCCATAACAAGCGTGTTTTCAAGGTAAATTCCCACTATGCATAGCGTTCTGATAGTTGACGATCATCCGGTCATTCGACTTGCCGTCCGAGTCCTGCTGGAAAAGCACGGCATGCGCGTGGTAGGTGAGGCGGACAATGGAATCGATGCGGTTCAGCTAGTGCGCGAACTTACCCCGCAAGTGGTCATCCTCGATATTGGTATCCCCAAGCTGGATGGGTATACCGTTATTTCCCGAATCAAAGCACTGAATGTGCGTAGTGAAATACTCATTCTGACTTCGCAACCTGCTGACTCGGTGTGCCGACGCTGTATCCAGTTAGGTGCTCGTGGTTTCGTTAATAAAGAAGAAGACTTAGGCAGCCTGATTACCGCGATTAAAGCGGTGGATACCGGCTATACATTCTTTCCCTCGCTGACGTTTGACAGTGTCAACCCTTCGGAAACAATATCAGAGCTGGAGCAAATTCGATCACTAACTGACCGCGAAGTAACAGTGCTGCAATATCTGGCCCAAGGTTACTCCAACAAACAGATTGGTGACATGCTCTTTCTCAGTAATAAAACCGTGAGCACCTACAAAACTCGCCTACTACAAAAGCTGGGGGCCACGTCGTTGGTTGATTTAGCCGAGTTCGCCAAACGCAATGCGCTGACTGGCAATTAAATAGCTCGTAGGAAATTTCCCAGGCCGGCATCGGCAACGTCCTACTCACTTCTTCCCTTTCTACACCTAGACTTACTCCAGCTCAACGGTACACAGGTATCAGAGCGAGAAGAGTGTTCCATTGAGCCCCTTCACGGACCTCAATATCAATCTAGGAGTATCAAATGAAAGTTAGTTCGTTGGCTGGTGCAGTCATGGCAATTACTCTGGCAGCGACTTCTGCTGTCAGTTTTGCTGAAGACCAGGGTCACGGTGTTATTACCTTTAAAGGCGCGATTATTGACGCGCCTTGCTCCATTGCTCAAGAGTCTCAGTACCAAACAGTCGACATGGACCAAATCGCCAACGTCGCCCTGAAAAACGGCGGCAAATCCAACCCGACCACCTTCAAGATCGAGTTGCGCGGCTGTGAGCTGGGCGCTCTGAAAGCTGCAACTGCAACCTTCACTGGCTCGCCTGCGTCCAACCCTGACCTACTGGCGCTTAAAGGTACTGCCCAAGGTGCCAGCCTAGCCATTGCCGACCACACCGGCGCCCTGATCAAGCTCGGCAGTGCTTCGCCTGCGCAGACGTTATCCGATGGAAACACCTACCTGCAGTTCAATGCTTACCTGCAGGGCGACAAAGCCGGAGCCGAAGGGGCAGCGGCCGAGATCGTACCGGGTGACTTTGAGACCTTCGCTAACTTCACCCTCGCTTATCAGTAACGTCATTCGTCACTGAGGCGCCCCGCAGTGTGCAATGGCTGCGTACTGCGGGGAAGCTTGCGGAGATTTACATGATTCGCTCAATCGCACTTTCGCTGATACCGCTGACGCTGTTCATGGTTGGCGAGCCCGCTCGTGCCACTGAGGCAGTGTCTGGCGGTGCACTCAAGGGGCGCGTTCAACTAGCCGGAAGCATTGTCGATAGCGCCTGCACCATTCGCGTGGGCAATGAAAGTCAAACAATTTCCTTTAAACCCACAGTATTAAGCGGGTTAGTCAGCGGCGATAGTACCTCGCAACAACCCATCAACATTTATGTCAGTGATTGTACAACTTATCATGCACTTAGAAGTCCACTGCCGCCACAACTTTTCAAGCTATCATTTGAAGGTGAAACTGACGGCAAACACTTTGGTACTCAGGGGACTGCTCAAGGCATTGCCTTACAGATAAAAGACGAACACGGGAAGTTAATCTCCCCAGGCATGTTACTTGACCACAGCATGCAATCTGCCGACATATTAATTCTTAATTACTACCTGACCCTCGTCGGTAGCGGTCATGTGCTTAAAGCGGGCGATTATCACGCCACAATCAAGCTGAATATTCAACACTTCTGAACTGCAGACACTGATTGTGCAGTGTTACACAAGGACTTATTCACGTGGATCACCGTAAGGTATTGGCTACCATGACGCTGTGTTTTTTCGCCTCGTGTGTAAGTGCTGCCGAAGAATTCCAATTCAACACCGATGTATTGGACCTCAAGGATCGCGAGAATCTTGATCTGGGGGTGTTTGCCTCGGCCAACTTCATCATGCCCGGCCAATACACTCTAATGGTTCACGTGAACAGCGATACATTGACCGAGTTCCCAGTCGACTATTTTCTGGCCGAGGGCGACCCAAAAAGCAGTGTTGCCTGTCTTTCACCGGCAATTGTCGATGAACTGGGCCTGAAAGAAAACGTCCTCAGAACTTTGAAATGGTGGCACGACGGCGCCTGCCTGAACCTCGACAGCGTTCCTGGTATGCAGGCACGTGGCAACTTGGGCACAGCTGGGCTATATCTGAGCATCCCCCAGGACCAGTTGGAGTACACCGCAGCCAACTGGGATCCGCCTTCGCGCTGGGACAATGGCATTGGCGGCATACTTTTCGACTACAACATCAACGCCCAGACCACCGAGCGCAACCACGGTAAAGGGCGCAGTGACCAGCTCAGTGGGAATGGTACCGCCGGTGTCAACCTAGGCGCTTGGCGCTTGCGCGGCGACTGGCAGACTCAAATGCAACGCAGTGCTGACCAACCGTCGCTACAGCAATTTGCGTGGAGCCGTTTTTATGCGTTGCGTGCCATACCGGCGCTGCGCTCTAGCCTCATCATCGGTGAGGACTACCTAGACTCAAACCTGTTCGGTAGTTTCCGCTACACCGGAGGCAACCTGAGCAGTAACGACAACATGCTGCCACCCAACCTCAGGGGGTATGCCCCTGAAGTCAGTGGAGTGGCTCGCACCAACGCCCATGTGGTGATTCGCCAACAAGGCCGTGTGCTCTATGACACCCAGGTGCCGCCTGGCGCGTTTCGTATTCAAGATCTTAACGACGCTGTCTCCGGTCAACTCGATGTGCGCGTTGAAGAGCAGGACGGCAGCACTCAGGAGTTTCAAATCGATACCGCCAGCATTCCATACCTGACCCGTCCGGGCACGGTGCGCTACAAGCTTGCGGCCGGCAAACCCTCCGATTGGGAACATCAAGTCGATGGGCCCGCTTTTGCCACTGGCGAGTTTTCCTGGGGGGTGAGCAATGGTTGGTCGCTGTATGGCGGCGGCCTCGGTGCTAAGGACTACGGTTCCTTGGCTGTGGGTGTGGGACGCGACCTAATGGCGTTCGGCGCGCTGTCCTTCGATGTCACTCAGTCGCGGGCGACCCTACCGGAACACGACTCATTGAGCGGTAAGTCTTATCGTGCCAGTTATTCCAAACGCTTCGATGAGTACGACAGTCAGGTCACCTTCGCCGGTTACCGGTTCTCAGAGGAGAACTACATGAGCATGAACGAATTCATCGAAGCCCGGCGTGGGGGACAGCCGCTAAACCAAAGCAAGGAACTGTACACGGCGACATTAAGTAAGCAGTTTCGCGATTCCGCGCTCAGCGTGTACTTCAATTACAACCACCAAACCTACTGGAGCAGCCAGGCGAGCGATCGCTACAGCCTTTCGTTATCTCGCTACTTTGATGTGGGAGGATTGAAAAACCTCAGCCTATCGCTGACTGCGTACCAGAACAAGGCCAACGGAACCTCCGATGACGGTGCCTATCTGTCGGTTAGCATCCCCTGGGACAGCACCGGCTCATTCAGCTTCAGCTCATCGTTCAACCGCGGTGAAAGCAGCCATAGTATGAGCTATTACGACCGTATCGATGAGCGTAATAATTACATGCTCAGCGCCGGTTCAACTCCAAACGGCACAACTGCCAGCGGCTTCCTTTCCCATGATGGTGATCAGGCCCAGGTTGTGGCTAGCGCCAGTTACCAGGCCGGTGAGTACACCTCAGCAGGCTTGTCCCTCCAAGGCGGTGCGACATTGACTGGTCAAGGCGCGGCGCTGCACCGCAGCAGCATCATGGGCGGTACCCGGCTACTAGTGGATACCCAAGGTGTAGCGAATGTACCGGTGCGCGGCAACGGCGCGGTAACTCGTACCAACCGATTCGGCAAAGCGGTAATTACCGACGTCAACAGCTACTACCGTAACCAGGCCAACATTGTCCTGGACAGTCTGTCTGACGAGGTGGAAGCCACCCAGTCAGTCACCCAGGCGACTCTGACCGAGGGTGCGATTGGCTACCGCCGTTTCGATGTGATTTCCGGGCACAAGGCCATGGTCATCATCCGTATGGCTAACCGCAATGCACCGCCGTTTGGCGCGACCGCACAGAACAGCCGTGGCCAAGAAACGGGCATTGTCGGCGAAGAAGGATCGACTTACCTGAGCGGTATGAAGCCGGGCGAAACCATGTCGCTGCATTGGGATGGCAGCGCACGCTGCCATTTCACCCTGCCCAACCAAGTAGCAGCGCTTGAACGACAACTAGAGCTGCTGTGCCAGCCCGTCAGCGACGCAGACGACTCCGCCGCTTAATCTATTTGCAACAGGTACTTATATGAATATCAGCTTCAAACGCAACACCCTTACCCTCCTCGCGCTGTTCGGCGCCTGCGCGGCGCAAACCAGCCTGGCCGCTGTGTCGCTGGACCGCACCCGGGTAATTTTCACCGGCAGCGAGAAGTCGGTCAGTCTCAGCGTCAGCAACCAAAATACCCAGCTGCCTTACTTGGCACAGGCCTGGATCGAAAACGAGCACGCGGAAAAGATAACCAGTCCCCTTGTAGTGCTACCGCCGATCCAGCGTTTAGAAGCTGGTACCAATAGTCAAGTGAAGATCCAGGGTCTGCCTGAACTAAGCCGACTGCCCCAGGACCGCGAATCACTGTTCTACTTCAACCTGCGGGAAATTCCGCCGCGCAGCGATAAGCCGAACACCTTGCAAATTGCTCTGCAAACGCGGGTAAAGCTGTTTTATCGACCTGTATCGATCGCCCGTAAAGTCGGTGTCAATGAAGCCCCCTGGCAGGAAAAGCTGACCCTGATCCGCCAGGACGATCGTTACCTGGTGAACAACCCTACGCCCTACTACGTCACTGTGATCGATGCCGCCCGTGACCTCAAGGCTACCAGCTCAACTGACTTCAAACCCTTGATGATCAGCCCCAAAGGCCAACTCGATCTGGGCGTGAGCAGCAAAGCACTGGGCGACAAGCCAGTACTAACCTACGTCAACGACTACGGGGGCCGCCCGCAATTGCAGTTCAGCTGTGCCGCAGGCACCTGCACCGCCAGTCCCGTCACCGATAAACACTGACACCGAGCCATGACCTGTTCAAGTGAGGGCAAATCATGATGCCTATAACCCGTAACTGCCTAGCGGCCTTGCTTTGCAGTGCCAGCGTTTCGACTTGCTCTGACGCCGCTGACATTCTTGCACAGACTGCTGAGTTTCAAGTGACTGGAACCTTGCTTGAAAGCGCCTGTTACTTAGACCCAAGTTCCGCCTATCAGAGCTTGGCGCTAGGCGACCTGAGCACCGCCCGCTTACTGCACGTCGGGGATCAGGGAGCGCCTGTCGCCCTGCACCTCAAGTTGCAAGGCTGTGTGCGCAGTGACGGCGGCCGCCGTGATGATCAGCAAGGTATTTTAGTCTGGAGCGCGATCGAGCCTGTGGCTGCTGTCGCTTTCGACGCCGTAGCCGACGCCGATACACCCGCGCTAATAAAGGTAGTTGGTGCCGAGGGCTTCGGCCTGCGATTGCTCGATATTCAAGGCAACGACGTACGCCTGGGCCGAACCGCGCCAGCTTGGTTCATCTCACCTGGCGATGACCAGTTGACCTACTACATCCGCCCTGAGCGTACGGCAGCGCCGCTACGCCCAGGCACCTTCCGCGCCAGCCTAAATGTGCACTTGGCGTATGACTGAGGCTCTCGTGATGAATGTCGGACGCGCTGCACTGCTGGCAGTACTGGCTATTTGTGCATCCTCTACCTTCGCTGCCGAGCAGCAGGTGGTAACGATCAAAGGTGTTGTATACGCCGCGATTCCTTGCGTGATCAATAACAACAAGCCCTTTACTCAACCGTTTGGTGATGTTCAGACTGCGGGTATCGATGGTTACTACAAAACCATCACCCTTGATTATTCGCTCGATTGCAG is from Pseudomonas mucidolens and encodes:
- a CDS encoding fimbrial protein, with amino-acid sequence MKVSSLAGAVMAITLAATSAVSFAEDQGHGVITFKGAIIDAPCSIAQESQYQTVDMDQIANVALKNGGKSNPTTFKIELRGCELGALKAATATFTGSPASNPDLLALKGTAQGASLAIADHTGALIKLGSASPAQTLSDGNTYLQFNAYLQGDKAGAEGAAAEIVPGDFETFANFTLAYQ
- a CDS encoding fimbrial protein, producing MIRSIALSLIPLTLFMVGEPARATEAVSGGALKGRVQLAGSIVDSACTIRVGNESQTISFKPTVLSGLVSGDSTSQQPINIYVSDCTTYHALRSPLPPQLFKLSFEGETDGKHFGTQGTAQGIALQIKDEHGKLISPGMLLDHSMQSADILILNYYLTLVGSGHVLKAGDYHATIKLNIQHF
- a CDS encoding outer membrane usher protein produces the protein MDHRKVLATMTLCFFASCVSAAEEFQFNTDVLDLKDRENLDLGVFASANFIMPGQYTLMVHVNSDTLTEFPVDYFLAEGDPKSSVACLSPAIVDELGLKENVLRTLKWWHDGACLNLDSVPGMQARGNLGTAGLYLSIPQDQLEYTAANWDPPSRWDNGIGGILFDYNINAQTTERNHGKGRSDQLSGNGTAGVNLGAWRLRGDWQTQMQRSADQPSLQQFAWSRFYALRAIPALRSSLIIGEDYLDSNLFGSFRYTGGNLSSNDNMLPPNLRGYAPEVSGVARTNAHVVIRQQGRVLYDTQVPPGAFRIQDLNDAVSGQLDVRVEEQDGSTQEFQIDTASIPYLTRPGTVRYKLAAGKPSDWEHQVDGPAFATGEFSWGVSNGWSLYGGGLGAKDYGSLAVGVGRDLMAFGALSFDVTQSRATLPEHDSLSGKSYRASYSKRFDEYDSQVTFAGYRFSEENYMSMNEFIEARRGGQPLNQSKELYTATLSKQFRDSALSVYFNYNHQTYWSSQASDRYSLSLSRYFDVGGLKNLSLSLTAYQNKANGTSDDGAYLSVSIPWDSTGSFSFSSSFNRGESSHSMSYYDRIDERNNYMLSAGSTPNGTTASGFLSHDGDQAQVVASASYQAGEYTSAGLSLQGGATLTGQGAALHRSSIMGGTRLLVDTQGVANVPVRGNGAVTRTNRFGKAVITDVNSYYRNQANIVLDSLSDEVEATQSVTQATLTEGAIGYRRFDVISGHKAMVIIRMANRNAPPFGATAQNSRGQETGIVGEEGSTYLSGMKPGETMSLHWDGSARCHFTLPNQVAALERQLELLCQPVSDADDSAA
- a CDS encoding fimbria/pilus periplasmic chaperone, which translates into the protein MNISFKRNTLTLLALFGACAAQTSLAAVSLDRTRVIFTGSEKSVSLSVSNQNTQLPYLAQAWIENEHAEKITSPLVVLPPIQRLEAGTNSQVKIQGLPELSRLPQDRESLFYFNLREIPPRSDKPNTLQIALQTRVKLFYRPVSIARKVGVNEAPWQEKLTLIRQDDRYLVNNPTPYYVTVIDAARDLKATSSTDFKPLMISPKGQLDLGVSSKALGDKPVLTYVNDYGGRPQLQFSCAAGTCTASPVTDKH
- a CDS encoding EAL domain-containing protein, with product MQDLTVLVLEDEPFQRLVTVTALEKVLPGPILQAADGHEAVAVLSDCDAVDIVLCDLKMAGMDGLAFLRHASSSGKIGAVVLCSELDPVLRQATVAMIHCLGLTFLGDLGKPFKLEGFSQMVKLYREHCSAAPRQLSSAELPTLSDVQEGLDKGEFEAYYQPKVTMKGQLLVGAEVLARWTHPQWGVLAPMHFLPVMEKHNLINRLFWQMFEQGLALQQRLAAQGRIINLAFNLHPAQLACSALPERISMLIKRSQVPAASVMFEITESGLISAPARSLENLVRLRMLGCGLAMDDFGAGYSSLDRLSELPFSQIKLDRAFVRKMQNQPKSAAIISCSVALAQALGISLVIEGVETVEQQARLIELGGTLAQGFLFARPMPESHFINFCTHRTSPGKS
- a CDS encoding response regulator transcription factor, which codes for MHSVLIVDDHPVIRLAVRVLLEKHGMRVVGEADNGIDAVQLVRELTPQVVILDIGIPKLDGYTVISRIKALNVRSEILILTSQPADSVCRRCIQLGARGFVNKEEDLGSLITAIKAVDTGYTFFPSLTFDSVNPSETISELEQIRSLTDREVTVLQYLAQGYSNKQIGDMLFLSNKTVSTYKTRLLQKLGATSLVDLAEFAKRNALTGN
- a CDS encoding fimbrial protein, with the protein product MMPITRNCLAALLCSASVSTCSDAADILAQTAEFQVTGTLLESACYLDPSSAYQSLALGDLSTARLLHVGDQGAPVALHLKLQGCVRSDGGRRDDQQGILVWSAIEPVAAVAFDAVADADTPALIKVVGAEGFGLRLLDIQGNDVRLGRTAPAWFISPGDDQLTYYIRPERTAAPLRPGTFRASLNVHLAYD